From a region of the Thermomicrobium roseum DSM 5159 genome:
- a CDS encoding translation elongation factor Ts, with amino-acid sequence MTITTAMIKELRERTGAGIMDAKRALEEAGGDMERAAEILRQQGLARAARKAGRATGQGLVHAYIHGGGRIGALIEVNCETDFVARTDIFKQLVHDLAMQVAATAPRYVSVEDIPPDVLEEGIQEAGSRDKFLQQVVLLAQPFIKDPSKTVEEVIQEAIARLGENIRVRRFARFELGSDEA; translated from the coding sequence GTGACGATCACGACGGCGATGATCAAAGAACTTCGCGAACGAACCGGCGCGGGCATCATGGACGCGAAGCGCGCGCTTGAGGAAGCTGGTGGCGACATGGAACGAGCAGCCGAGATCCTGCGCCAGCAGGGACTCGCCCGCGCTGCTCGCAAAGCTGGTCGCGCGACTGGTCAGGGGCTCGTCCACGCCTACATTCATGGTGGTGGACGAATCGGGGCACTGATCGAAGTCAACTGCGAGACTGATTTCGTTGCCCGAACTGATATTTTCAAGCAGCTCGTGCACGATTTGGCGATGCAGGTCGCTGCGACTGCTCCTCGCTATGTGTCCGTCGAGGACATCCCACCGGATGTTCTGGAAGAGGGAATTCAGGAAGCCGGATCACGCGACAAGTTTCTCCAGCAAGTCGTCCTCCTCGCCCAGCCGTTCATCAAGGATCCCTCCAAAACAGTGGAAGAGGTCATCCAGGAAGCTATCGCACGGCTGGGTGAAAATATCCGCGTGCGACGCTTCGCGCGCTTCGAACTCGGTAGCGATGAGGCATGA
- the pyrH gene encoding UMP kinase, protein MTRASEPNTRPRYYRVLLKVSGEALMGEEGYGIDPSVVARLAEEIARVAARGIQVAIVVGGGNIWRGLAASARGMDRATADYMGMLATIINALALQDALERQGVPTRVQTAIEMHQVAEPYIRRRAIRHMEKGRIVILAGGTGNPYFTTDTAAALRAVELNCDVLLMGKYRVDGVYDDDPRRNPRARRYRVISHQEALERNLRVMDQSALALCRENDLPVIVFDLLTPGNIEKAALGHEVGTLVCSGVTSYA, encoded by the coding sequence ATGACGCGGGCGAGTGAACCGAACACACGACCCCGATACTACCGGGTACTTCTCAAAGTCTCCGGTGAAGCTCTGATGGGGGAGGAAGGCTACGGTATCGACCCCTCAGTGGTGGCGCGGCTCGCTGAAGAGATCGCGCGTGTCGCTGCGCGCGGTATTCAGGTTGCCATCGTCGTCGGCGGTGGAAACATCTGGCGCGGCCTTGCCGCCAGTGCCCGCGGCATGGATCGGGCAACCGCTGACTACATGGGCATGCTCGCGACGATCATCAATGCCCTGGCCCTGCAGGATGCGCTCGAGCGCCAAGGCGTACCGACACGGGTGCAAACAGCGATCGAGATGCATCAGGTTGCAGAGCCGTATATCCGCCGCCGCGCCATCCGTCACATGGAGAAGGGACGCATCGTCATCCTCGCAGGTGGGACAGGGAATCCTTACTTCACCACCGATACAGCGGCCGCACTGCGTGCTGTCGAACTCAATTGCGATGTTTTGTTGATGGGAAAATATCGGGTCGACGGCGTGTACGACGACGATCCGCGCCGGAATCCGCGGGCACGGAGATATCGCGTGATCAGCCATCAAGAGGCACTCGAGCGCAATCTGCGGGTCATGGATCAATCCGCACTCGCTCTCTGCCGCGAGAACGATCTCCCGGTGATCGTCTTTGACTTGCTTACGCCGGGTAATATAGAGAAAGCAGCGCTCGGTCACGAGGTCGGTACGCTCGTCTGCTCTGGTGTCACGTCCTACGCCTGA
- the frr gene encoding ribosome recycling factor, producing MDEILRDAEQRMKKSIELLRQELAGIRAGRAAPSLLEHLEVNYYGTPTPLNQLATISAPEARLLVVQVWDRNAVSAVEKAIRQSELGLNPSVDGQTLRIQLPPLTEERRRQLVKLVHEEVEETKVAIRNIRRDALADIKELLKNKEISEDDERRAEQRLQDLTNRYIAEADKLGKQKEHDILEI from the coding sequence ATCGACGAAATCTTGCGCGACGCCGAACAACGCATGAAGAAAAGCATCGAGCTGCTCCGGCAAGAGTTAGCCGGAATTCGCGCCGGACGAGCTGCGCCGAGTTTGCTCGAGCACCTCGAGGTGAACTACTATGGAACTCCAACGCCACTCAATCAACTCGCGACGATCAGCGCGCCTGAAGCTCGCCTGCTCGTCGTTCAGGTGTGGGATCGCAATGCGGTCAGTGCAGTCGAAAAGGCCATTCGCCAATCCGAACTCGGCCTCAACCCGTCCGTCGACGGACAGACGTTGCGCATCCAGTTGCCTCCCTTGACAGAGGAGCGCCGACGGCAACTCGTCAAGCTGGTCCATGAAGAGGTCGAGGAAACGAAGGTCGCGATCCGAAACATTCGTCGCGACGCTCTCGCTGACATCAAGGAACTCCTCAAGAACAAGGAGATCAGCGAGGACGACGAGCGACGAGCCGAGCAACGGCTCCAAGATCTCACCAACCGCTACATCGCAGAAGCCGACAAGCTCGGAAAGCAGAAAGAACATGACATTCTCGAAATCTGA